The Lutibacter profundi genome includes a region encoding these proteins:
- a CDS encoding capsule assembly Wzi family protein yields MKNIHSLILFVIFHSFALCNKGYSQSKEVNYLIALSSNASAKNTLPFWLTANKYGAIPTSNAILLNTALFTNFKKSDTNFDFSYKASLTGFVADKNNLFVNELYGSFRYKGWQLDAGSKNDDILWEGLSSSNGNIIKSINTRAFPGVNFKTMRYLQLPFAKKWLSAKANFAAYFLNDKRVVNNARLHHKSLYLKSILNSKLSLITGLDHYVQWGGTSDEYGKMPSSFKDYLKIVFGSAGGSNAALGEQINALGNTVGAYTIQLNYKGVNTNWNFYWSHPFEDRSGRELLNYPDALYGLFLDFKKPNSFVTHLVTELTYTKNMSGFLNISGGDNYFNNTIYNSGWTYFGNTIGSPFFPPKPPVDGITNGIIGGYNRFVSYHVGIKGVLNQHITYKANASYTAYAGWFNNPINEDQFSSSIEFNLHFDNIPLIISLGSAVDFGTFLPNNIGGFIKLTKSGIF; encoded by the coding sequence ATGAAAAACATTCACTCACTTATTCTCTTTGTTATTTTTCACTCTTTTGCTCTGTGTAACAAAGGTTATTCTCAAAGTAAAGAAGTCAATTATTTAATAGCACTTAGTTCAAATGCCTCAGCTAAAAACACATTACCTTTTTGGCTTACTGCTAATAAGTATGGCGCAATTCCAACTAGTAATGCTATTTTACTAAACACCGCATTGTTTACCAATTTTAAAAAATCAGATACCAATTTTGATTTTTCATACAAGGCCTCTTTAACTGGGTTTGTTGCTGATAAAAACAATCTTTTTGTCAATGAGCTTTACGGTAGTTTTCGTTATAAAGGCTGGCAATTAGATGCTGGAAGTAAAAATGATGATATTTTATGGGAAGGTCTTTCTTCTTCAAATGGAAATATTATAAAATCTATCAATACTAGAGCTTTCCCCGGTGTTAATTTTAAAACAATGAGGTACTTACAACTCCCTTTTGCTAAAAAATGGTTATCTGCTAAGGCAAATTTTGCAGCATATTTTTTAAACGATAAACGGGTGGTTAACAATGCTCGTTTACACCATAAAAGCCTCTATTTAAAATCTATTTTAAACTCAAAATTATCGCTAATAACAGGCTTGGATCACTATGTACAATGGGGAGGAACCTCTGATGAATACGGTAAAATGCCTTCAAGTTTTAAAGATTATTTAAAAATAGTTTTTGGAAGTGCAGGAGGATCAAACGCTGCACTTGGAGAACAAATTAATGCCTTGGGAAATACTGTTGGTGCTTACACTATACAGCTAAATTACAAAGGTGTAAATACCAACTGGAATTTTTATTGGTCGCACCCTTTTGAAGATAGATCGGGTAGAGAACTTTTAAATTACCCTGATGCTTTATATGGTTTATTTTTAGATTTTAAAAAGCCTAATTCCTTTGTAACACATTTAGTAACAGAGCTTACCTACACCAAAAATATGAGTGGTTTTTTAAATATTAGCGGTGGCGATAACTATTTTAACAATACTATTTACAATAGTGGGTGGACTTATTTTGGAAATACCATTGGCTCTCCTTTTTTCCCTCCCAAACCCCCTGTTGATGGTATAACAAACGGTATTATTGGTGGGTACAATCGGTTTGTTTCGTACCATGTTGGCATTAAAGGTGTTCTTAATCAACATATTACTTATAAAGCAAATGCCAGTTACACTGCTTATGCCGGTTGGTTTAACAATCCTATTAATGAAGATCAATTTTCTTCTAGTATTGAATTTAATCTACATTTTGATAATATTCCCTTAATTATTTCTCTAGGTAGTGCAGTAGATTTTGGAACATTTTTACCCAACAATATTGGTGGATTTATTAAGTTAACTAAAAGCGGAATTTTTTAA
- a CDS encoding ATP-binding protein produces the protein MDNIIEKFNRKLNATSLKFVRSIMHEIDWSTRLIGIRGARGVGKTTLLLQYIKKNLPLSLSLYISLDNIWFAENKLTNLTDEFVKKGGQFLFIDEVHKYPNWAQEIKNIYDDYPELKIVFTGSSLLEILNARADLSRRAIMYTMQGLSYREFLNLELQMDLPAFSFKEIVSNHVEIAQKINKQIKPFQYFETYLKTGYYPFFQESKKLYHQRIEEVINLILEIELPLLRKVDIGYVIKIKQLLQIIAESVPFMPNVKKLSERIEINRNTLVSYLFFLQEAHLTKNLYKDAKGITQLQKPSKIYLENTNLQFTFSNLNSNVGNLRETFFINQVNYKHQVEYVDEGDFLIDRKYTIEIGGTNKTTKQIKHIKNSFLVLDNIEYGNSNKIPLWLFGFLY, from the coding sequence ATGGATAATATAATAGAAAAATTCAACAGAAAATTAAATGCTACCTCCCTCAAATTTGTGCGTAGTATCATGCATGAAATTGATTGGAGCACTCGGCTTATTGGTATTAGAGGAGCAAGAGGCGTTGGTAAAACAACCCTCCTTTTACAATACATCAAAAAAAACCTTCCACTTAGTTTAAGTCTTTATATAAGTTTAGATAATATATGGTTTGCTGAAAATAAATTAACTAATTTGACAGATGAATTTGTAAAAAAAGGAGGGCAATTTCTTTTTATAGATGAAGTACACAAGTACCCAAATTGGGCGCAAGAAATAAAAAATATCTACGATGATTACCCTGAGCTAAAAATTGTTTTTACTGGTTCTTCATTGTTAGAAATTTTAAATGCTCGTGCTGACCTTAGCCGAAGAGCAATCATGTATACTATGCAAGGCCTCTCCTATAGAGAATTTCTTAATTTAGAGTTACAAATGGATTTGCCAGCATTTTCTTTTAAAGAAATTGTATCAAATCATGTAGAGATAGCACAAAAAATTAACAAACAAATTAAACCCTTTCAGTATTTTGAGACGTATTTAAAAACAGGATATTATCCTTTTTTTCAAGAAAGCAAAAAGCTTTATCATCAGCGCATAGAAGAAGTAATTAATCTTATTTTAGAGATTGAATTGCCCTTGCTTAGAAAAGTAGATATTGGTTATGTTATAAAAATAAAGCAATTATTACAAATTATTGCTGAATCGGTTCCCTTTATGCCTAATGTTAAAAAGCTAAGCGAACGTATTGAAATTAATAGAAATACCTTGGTAAGTTATTTGTTTTTTCTTCAGGAAGCTCATCTCACAAAAAATTTATACAAAGATGCTAAAGGAATTACCCAGCTACAAAAACCATCTAAAATATATCTTGAAAATACCAACTTGCAATTTACCTTTTCAAATTTAAATAGCAACGTAGGTAATTTACGTGAAACCTTTTTTATAAATCAGGTAAATTATAAACACCAAGTAGAATATGTAGATGAAGGTGATTTTTTAATCGATAGAAAATATACAATTGAAATAGGTGGAACTAACAAAACAACAAAACAAATTAAACACATTAAAAATAGCTTTCTTGTATTAGATAACATAGAATATGGTAATTCAAATAAAATTCCATTATGGTTATTTGGGTTTTTGTATTAG
- a CDS encoding tyrosine-protein phosphatase produces the protein MLSFFKNKVSITTLFTNEFVDIHSHLLPGIDDGSKNMDETIALIKKMRGYGIQNFIITPHIMEGVWENSIDTILPKLTALKSELESHNLTDISIRAAAEYMLDSNFNRLLEQQQLLPLKDTKILIEMSYINPPVNLYEILFNIQIAGYQPILAHPERYSFFHKKHNEYAKLKEAGCLFQLNLLSLSNYYGKDTHKIALRLLEDNLIDFVGTDTHANRHLSYLESINNPKILKLIAPIFKNNAEFK, from the coding sequence ATGCTATCATTTTTTAAAAATAAAGTTTCAATTACAACACTCTTCACTAATGAGTTTGTTGACATACATTCTCATTTGTTGCCTGGCATTGATGATGGCTCAAAAAATATGGATGAAACCATTGCCCTTATAAAAAAAATGCGCGGTTATGGTATTCAAAATTTTATAATTACTCCTCATATTATGGAGGGTGTTTGGGAAAATTCAATAGACACCATTTTACCAAAATTAACAGCCTTAAAAAGCGAATTAGAATCACATAATTTAACTGATATTTCAATACGTGCTGCCGCAGAATATATGTTAGATAGTAATTTTAACCGCTTGCTAGAACAACAACAATTACTACCTCTCAAAGACACTAAAATTCTGATTGAAATGTCGTATATAAATCCTCCTGTAAATTTATATGAAATTCTCTTTAACATTCAAATAGCAGGCTACCAACCTATTTTGGCGCATCCTGAACGGTATTCATTCTTCCATAAAAAACACAACGAATATGCAAAATTAAAAGAGGCAGGTTGCCTGTTTCAACTTAACCTACTATCACTTTCAAACTACTACGGAAAAGATACACACAAAATTGCATTACGACTTTTAGAAGATAATTTAATTGATTTTGTAGGTACAGATACTCATGCGAATAGACATTTAAGCTACCTAGAAAGTATTAACAACCCTAAGATTTTAAAATTAATTGCTCCTATTTTTAAAAACAATGCTGAATTTAAGTGA